In Necator americanus strain Aroian chromosome IV, whole genome shotgun sequence, the following proteins share a genomic window:
- a CDS encoding hypothetical protein (NECATOR_CHRIV.G14504.T1) gives MIVLYEFFHEAPCNASFALVPVPSAINTINRWNNHGIQNMDGKGQSLLVRSLRQPLPLASSPSQRRCACHHRRPPFRNANMVKNRTSLAPFSPSALSMRWEGFTRYPSVYKVSKQRKTVLLYKKGKSLDIGRLFN, from the coding sequence ATGATCGtcctctatgaatttttccacGAGGCGCCTTGTAACGCCTCATTCGCATTAGTGCCGGTTCCCTCAGCTATCAATACAATCAACAGATGGAACAACCACGGCATCCAGAACATGGATGGAAAAGGTCAATCACTTCTAGttagatctcttcgacagccactCCCACTTGCCTCTTCACCATCTCAGAGAAGATGTGCATGTCATCACAGGCGTCCTCCATTCCGAAATGCCAACAtggtgaagaatcgtacttcacTCGCTCCCTTCAGCCCTTCAGCCTTATCAATGCGCTGGGAAGGCTTCACTCGTTATCCGTCGGTGTACAAGGTTTCTAAGCAAAGGAAAACCGTGCTGTTGTACAAGAAGGGAAAATCACTTGACATTGGCCGCCTGTTTAACTAA